The proteins below are encoded in one region of Clostridium estertheticum:
- a CDS encoding carbohydrate ABC transporter permease, with protein sequence MEHNNVLKNDSKEIGEIISKTVLYIALIALAILCFLPFFIMIINATHTNGEIATTLSLRPGTALIANYHRLLESQPIWNGLLNSIVIAIAVTAVSGYFSALTAYGFSKFRFKGNKILFWVLLGTMMIPTQLGMIGLFQLVKKLGLLDSYWPLIIPAIATPASVFFIKGYTDGAISRSLIEAARIDGCTELKIFNRIVLPLIFPSVATMSIFTFIQTWNNFLIPLILLFDPNKFTLPIMVMLARGTYKTEYGAVFTGVAISIVPIMIAFIFLSKKIVRGLTVGGVKG encoded by the coding sequence ATGGAACATAATAATGTGTTAAAAAATGATAGTAAAGAAATAGGCGAAATCATTAGTAAAACGGTTTTGTATATAGCGCTTATAGCGCTTGCCATATTATGTTTTTTACCATTTTTTATAATGATAATTAATGCTACTCATACTAATGGTGAAATCGCTACAACCTTGTCTTTAAGACCAGGCACTGCATTAATTGCAAATTATCATAGATTACTAGAAAGTCAACCTATATGGAATGGTCTACTAAATAGTATAGTTATAGCAATTGCAGTTACAGCAGTAAGTGGTTATTTTAGTGCATTAACTGCATATGGTTTCTCGAAATTTAGATTTAAAGGAAATAAAATTTTATTTTGGGTACTACTGGGTACAATGATGATACCTACACAATTAGGTATGATAGGATTATTTCAATTAGTAAAAAAACTTGGCTTACTCGATTCATATTGGCCTTTAATAATACCAGCTATAGCAACTCCAGCATCGGTATTCTTTATTAAAGGATATACAGATGGTGCAATAAGCAGGTCACTTATAGAAGCTGCTAGAATAGATGGGTGCACGGAGCTTAAAATATTTAATAGGATAGTATTACCTTTAATATTCCCAAGTGTTGCTACAATGTCTATATTCACATTTATTCAAACTTGGAATAATTTCTTAATACCTCTTATATTGTTATTTGATCCTAATAAATTTACACTTCCAATAATGGTAATGCTCGCTAGAGGAACATATAAGACAGAATATGGTGCAGTTTTCACAGGGGTTGCGATTTCTATTGTACCTATAATGATAGCATTTATTTTTTTATCAAAGAAGATAGTAAGAGGACTAACGGTAGGTGGAGTAAAAGGATAA
- a CDS encoding ABC transporter substrate-binding protein, giving the protein MKKNYLKKFALLTLSTIMATSMLAGCGSSTATKTDSGSKAATTGAAKAPADYTGTIKIWSWNTELKDLGIIAKFNKVYPNLKVQLVSIPNDNSAYVTKISSTMSAGVGGPDVFLAESAYVKKFTNLDFYEDLTKAPYNAETLTSKMVPYTVELGRNEGDKSIRALTWQATPGGFFYKRSIAKQYLGTDDPAAIQKMMTTTEDFIKLGETLKTKSNGSVKLLAGYNELVNVAIGSRTQGWVKDSKLTIDAKMMDYIDQATKIRKEGLDAKFTQWTPAWTGSMSDKTTFGYMLPTWGLPFTLGINAPKETGNYAFVKAPTPYYWGGTWLGVSSKSTQKDNAWQFVKYITTNTDFMEAQAKDKGDFMNNVDVQAKLSSTDAGNNAYLKGENVYKVYTELVKGIDGKLFTQYDDTINNAWNKQIDLLIIGKTASKEDFLKKFKADVVNAYPDIKVD; this is encoded by the coding sequence ATGAAAAAAAATTATTTGAAGAAATTTGCATTGTTAACTTTATCAACAATAATGGCTACTTCAATGTTAGCTGGTTGTGGATCAAGTACGGCTACAAAAACAGATTCAGGCTCAAAAGCAGCAACTACAGGGGCGGCTAAAGCACCAGCGGACTATACGGGAACTATAAAGATATGGTCATGGAATACTGAACTTAAGGATTTAGGTATTATAGCTAAGTTTAACAAAGTTTATCCAAATCTTAAAGTTCAACTTGTTTCAATACCAAATGATAATAGTGCATATGTAACTAAGATATCTTCTACAATGAGTGCTGGCGTTGGCGGACCGGATGTTTTTTTAGCAGAATCTGCTTATGTGAAAAAATTTACAAATTTAGACTTTTATGAGGATTTGACAAAGGCGCCTTATAATGCAGAGACACTTACAAGTAAAATGGTACCGTATACTGTAGAACTAGGACGTAATGAAGGAGATAAATCAATTAGAGCTTTAACTTGGCAGGCAACACCAGGTGGATTCTTCTATAAGAGAAGTATAGCTAAACAGTATCTTGGAACAGATGACCCTGCTGCTATTCAAAAAATGATGACAACAACAGAGGACTTTATCAAATTAGGAGAGACTCTTAAAACGAAGAGTAATGGATCAGTTAAGTTATTAGCTGGATATAATGAATTAGTTAATGTAGCTATTGGTAGCCGTACGCAAGGGTGGGTAAAAGATAGTAAGTTAACTATCGATGCTAAAATGATGGATTATATCGATCAAGCAACTAAAATTAGAAAAGAAGGTTTAGATGCTAAGTTTACTCAATGGACACCAGCATGGACTGGATCTATGTCAGATAAAACAACATTTGGATATATGCTTCCAACTTGGGGACTTCCTTTTACTTTAGGAATAAATGCTCCAAAAGAAACAGGCAATTATGCATTCGTAAAAGCTCCAACACCATACTATTGGGGTGGAACTTGGCTTGGAGTATCTAGCAAGAGTACACAAAAAGATAATGCTTGGCAGTTTGTTAAGTATATAACTACAAATACAGATTTTATGGAAGCACAGGCAAAAGATAAAGGTGACTTCATGAATAACGTAGATGTTCAAGCTAAATTATCAAGTACAGATGCAGGAAATAATGCATACTTGAAAGGTGAAAATGTATATAAAGTATACACGGAACTTGTTAAAGGCATTGATGGTAAATTGTTTACACAATATGACGATACAATTAACAATGCTTGGAATAAACAAATAGATTTATTAATAATAGGTAAAACAGCTTCAAAAGAGGATTTTCTTAAAAAATTTAAAGCTGATGTAGTAAATGCATATCCGGATATTAAAGTAGATTAG
- a CDS encoding carbohydrate ABC transporter permease, whose translation MVKGKINREKYGLLFIAPFFITFLIFQLYPMIYSLYVSFIKWDGMSKNIKFVGLANYSRLFADPVFLKSIANTWIMWLCGGIPQLVLALILAVVFNEARLKGKDIFRAVYFFPNLVTATSIGILFAFLFDWQAGSVNKILMNIHLIKEPINFLMSENYSRGIVSLTSFWMWFGYSMIIFMAGIKNIPEELYEAATVDGASKTQRFWSITIPLLRPTILFSVITSLIGGMQSFDIPYALSQGAGDPNNATTTMVMYLYRTAFVNNNYGYGAAVGYALFVIILVFAILSFKFINRNADDYE comes from the coding sequence TTGGTTAAAGGTAAAATAAATAGAGAGAAGTATGGATTGTTATTTATCGCTCCATTTTTTATAACATTTCTTATTTTTCAATTGTATCCTATGATTTATTCATTATATGTTAGTTTTATTAAATGGGACGGCATGTCAAAAAACATTAAATTTGTAGGTCTTGCAAATTACTCAAGATTATTTGCAGATCCTGTTTTTTTAAAGTCCATAGCTAATACCTGGATTATGTGGTTATGTGGGGGTATTCCTCAATTGGTTTTAGCGTTAATATTAGCCGTAGTATTTAATGAAGCAAGATTAAAAGGTAAAGATATTTTTAGAGCAGTATATTTCTTTCCCAATCTAGTTACTGCAACATCAATTGGTATATTATTTGCGTTTTTATTTGATTGGCAAGCAGGATCAGTAAATAAAATATTGATGAATATTCATCTAATAAAAGAACCAATAAACTTTCTTATGAGCGAAAATTACTCTAGAGGCATAGTGTCACTTACTTCATTTTGGATGTGGTTTGGATATAGCATGATAATATTTATGGCTGGAATCAAGAATATTCCTGAAGAACTTTATGAAGCTGCAACTGTTGATGGTGCATCTAAAACACAAAGGTTTTGGTCAATAACAATTCCTTTATTAAGGCCAACGATATTATTTTCTGTTATAACATCATTAATTGGAGGAATGCAATCTTTTGATATACCATATGCGTTATCACAAGGGGCTGGAGATCCTAATAATGCAACTACGACAATGGTAATGTATCTTTATAGAACTGCATTTGTAAATAATAACTATGGATATGGTGCTGCTGTAGGGTATGCATTATTTGTAATAATACTTGTATTTGCAATATTATCATTCAAATTTATAAATAGAAATGCTGATGATTACGAATAA
- a CDS encoding LacI family DNA-binding transcriptional regulator, producing MNSIDIAKIAGVSRSTVSRVINNYDNVPDETRKKIQQIIKENNYVPHASARMLAGVKNRIIGLFIIDMKTDTNGKQVTSSSYFTPFTGSVIENASKMGYNVLVSIVSKQKDYKKVKEIFYNKTVSGGIFIGEKNGEPEIKEIINSGCRVALLDQAVKSDEEVYNKCIIVNADNYYGAYKATNYLIGLGHSNIAHIVGISENLSGIERFNAYKNALTDAGIAVKSNLIVKGDFTINGGYNATKKLLQKEIPTAIFCGNDMMAIGAIQAIEEANLNVPEDISIVGFDDIEVARYINPALTTVRMKLLEMASIATNTLITSIESNSNFSANYTLPIDLIERNSCKALK from the coding sequence ATTAACAATTATGATAATGTTCCAGACGAAACTAGAAAAAAGATTCAGCAGATAATAAAAGAAAATAATTATGTACCACATGCATCTGCTAGAATGCTTGCTGGGGTTAAAAACAGAATAATTGGTCTTTTTATAATTGATATGAAAACGGATACTAATGGCAAGCAAGTTACTAGTAGTTCTTACTTTACACCATTTACTGGATCGGTCATCGAAAATGCAAGCAAAATGGGTTATAACGTACTTGTTTCTATAGTAAGTAAACAAAAGGATTATAAAAAAGTTAAAGAAATTTTCTATAATAAGACGGTGTCTGGTGGAATATTTATAGGAGAAAAAAATGGAGAGCCAGAAATAAAAGAAATTATAAATTCTGGTTGTAGGGTTGCATTATTAGATCAAGCAGTGAAATCAGATGAAGAAGTTTATAATAAATGTATAATTGTAAATGCTGATAACTACTACGGTGCATACAAAGCTACTAATTATTTAATTGGACTTGGGCATTCGAATATTGCACATATAGTAGGAATATCTGAAAACTTATCAGGTATAGAAAGATTTAATGCTTATAAAAACGCATTAACAGATGCCGGGATTGCTGTAAAAAGTAATTTAATTGTTAAAGGCGATTTTACAATCAATGGAGGATATAATGCTACAAAAAAACTTCTCCAAAAGGAAATACCTACTGCAATATTTTGTGGAAATGATATGATGGCAATAGGAGCTATACAAGCTATTGAAGAAGCGAATCTAAATGTTCCAGAAGATATATCTATAGTTGGATTTGACGACATAGAGGTTGCAAGATATATAAATCCAGCGCTTACAACTGTAAGGATGAAACTTCTTGAAATGGCATCAATTGCAACAAATACTCTAATAACATCAATCGAGAGTAATTCAAATTTTTCAGCAAATTATACGTTACCTATTGACTTGATTGAAAGAAATTCATGTAAGGCTCTAAAATAA